The Argentina anserina chromosome 5, drPotAnse1.1, whole genome shotgun sequence genome includes the window TTACCTGATGAATGATCTTTTTTGTTCCTGAATTGATATGAGAAGGGGAATATGGCGATCTTCACCTAAAcaataatataacaaaaagaTGAAGAATTTAATCAGTTATTATCCTCTAGTAAAATCAGTCACATCCTCAAGCGAAAAATTTAAGAAGAAATAGTAAATAAACTAACCGGATTGCGCAAAGCCTTATATGGAGAGTCATCCACTAATACTATGTTGTACTCTCCTCTTGCCCAAGGAAGATCAGGCTCAAACTTTTCCCACAAATTTCTAATCTCTTTCAAAACAAGGGGCTTTTTCTTGTTCTCCACCGTCTTAAACTTGGTAGAAGTGCAGTGCGATTGGTTCTGCAAAAGCAATAACCATGACAAGAGTCATTAAGTGGTTGATTAAGATAATGGGGAACATATATTGCAGAACTTAACATTACGATAAGATATTAAGATCCTATTTTTACAGGAGCAGAATTTATGAAGTATCAGTGTGACAtgaccatgattcactctataGTCCTTACCCAGCAAAAGATTAATTTGTGTTTGGAGTCCCCCATACGCCTTTAAGAGAATAAAGCTATATAGATATCTAAATTTCAATCATCACCTTTTTTCCGTGATATTATTTTGTCTGGCTTAAAACCCTTGGGGATCCAAGCTTCCATCTGGACAATATCAGCTAGCATCCCATTGATATCGAGAATGAGAAGCTTCTTCTTAGAACAGTTGAGAAGAGATCTTTCAGGCGAAGAGGTTGACATTTGCAAAATGCCCTGTCCACTGATGGCAACTACTTCAGTATCAGCTTTTAGAGACAAATGTGACAAGGAAGGCTGAACAGATGGATCTGCTTCCGCTGTCAGCTCATTAGTTTCTCTGGCTTTGCGCTTTCTCTTTCtatttctcttctttgtttcttgtGGGCTGCTAAAATCTGCATTGGGCATTGGTCTTTCTGAGTCCATCATTGTGCTCATTCCCTCCACGAGTGGCTCTGCACCAGTATTAAGCGGCTGTGGCACCTCTAGCTCTTTTTTAGAAAGAGTAGGACGAAGAGATGGATCTGCTTCCAGTGTCATCGCTTCTGGTAATAGCTCTTTACTGTCACTGCTTTTGCTCCGTCTCTTTTGCTTTTTCTTCGTTGTTTTTTGTGAGCAGTTAAATTCTGCATTTGGACTGGGACTTTCTGAGTTAAAATCTGCATTAAGTGGTTCTGACACATCTGGTTCTTGTTCCGAGACCATAGCGAGAGAACAATGAAAAGGGGGATCTTCTGGCATCATTGTTTCCACTGATAGCTCTTTATCCTCATGGATTTTCTTccgtttctttttcttcgttTCTAGTGAGCAGCCAAAATCTGCATTGGGTTTGGGACTCTTGGAGTTTGTTGTTGCAATGATACCCTCACCAAGTGGCTCCGCAACAAGCTGCTCCAATGATATTTCAACAGAAGGCTGTTTGCATGGCTCGACTGTTGGGATATTACTTTCCATAACAGAAGCACACAGAAATGCCACACACTTCATCTATACAGTCAAGGGGTTTACGGCTTGTCTTCTTATTCCTTTTCTTGCTTCGCACTAAGAAACTCAAATCTTCAATGGGTAGTGGAACTTCTAGCTTTTCATCCATCACTCGTACAAGTTGAGGCTGTACGGCCTCAGAGGGTTGTTGGATTTCTACCTTTTGATCTCCAcagcttcttcctcttcttattTTGTGAAAGACTCAACTCCATATTTGATCGGGGACTCTCTGAATCTGTTATTGTAGTAATTCTATCTGTAAGTATTAGAGGTGCTTGTTGATCTGACAGTTGTACCGCTTGAGGCTGTAGGGAGGGACTTTCACAATTCGTACCATTTGTCTCAAAAGTTTCATaccctttcttcttcctcttttcttTGTAAAGACTCAGCTCGACATTTGATTGAGGACTTCCTGAATCTGTAATTATGGCATTTTCCTCTCTAATTGGTTGTGGAGCTTCTTGATCCGAGAGTTGTGCAACTTGTGACTCAAGGGACGGACTTTCAGAACTCTTATCATTGCTTTCAAGTTTACATTTTTTTCTcgctatttttcttctttttctgcgAACAACTCGGCTCCACGTCTGGTTCAGGACTCTCAGAATTGGGTACCGTGCGGAGTTCGGAAGATGGTGGACACAAATCTTCCACCGCCATCTTTCCTCTTACCTTTATCAGGAGTGGAAGGACATAGACAGTAATAGCTTTTACACACCTACATCCAGAGATCACAAAACAGCATTTAAGCTAAAGATTGCATAGAGTGACATTCAATGGATCTTTTTAAACTGCCAACACTAGTCATGACTCCTACTTGGTTTTCATTCAAACTAAAGCACTTAATCTTTCAGCAGCTAAAAAGTACCTACTTTGCTCATTCCAAGAACACAAAGAGGATCCATCTACTGCTTTCCAATGCACAAAAGTCACACACTGTGCTGTTACTCAAAGCAGAACAACTAAGAACCCAACACAAAGAAACAAGCAATCTCAAAATCGCAGCAATACAAATTGAACAAAGAATACAATATTCATTCAAACTCAACTCAAATTTGAAACGAGCATAATAATAAGATTGAACAAATCAAGCATTCATGAAAGTTTATAACTTTACCGGGAATCAAACAAAGTAACAACGACCCAGAAAAACCCAGATTGGATACACAGAAAAAGATATCTGAAAGCACAAATTAGCAGAAAAGTACCTGAATCGTCGGCAGAAACCCTAATTCCGACGAGAGGAGGATGAAAGTTGGGAGCTTTGCCTACTCACTCACTTGGGCGGCTGCTTACAAATTGAACTTGCCTGAGCCTTCTCTTATTCCAAATTACaacagtaatttttttaaattttcccAGTTTAATGCAGTATTTCACTTGTTTGGTAGCATTGGGAGAGGTGGAAATTCGTTTTGAAATTGATGGTTGATCTGTAAAATGAATAAATAGAGCGTCCATTTTGTGAACGTGTGtaccttttacaaaatcaGAAATATACTATAATGAATATTCAGAGACATTAACATTCATCTTCTGCAGCTGCTACAGTACCTTACACAAGGTTGGAAGTCATTTTACTCATCATTCCCAAATGACATTCCTCCAGAGTTCACTATACAAGAAACCTGACATCTCTCACAACAAAAGTTTATATTCCCTATATCCGCGAGCTCTTGATACCTCCATAGGTGTTCTAACTGGAACAAACTGCGTAATACCTCATCAAAATTTTCGGCATTGCATGCTGGTTGATCAAATCACAAATGAGGTTTATACCTTGACATACTTATCAACATAACCCTGCAGAAGTTAAAGCGAACAAGACGAACTTAGCATGAATATATCATTGAAACAATATTGCAGAAGTAGGTCTCAGATGAAGAATAAGGCATGATGGCAGATCATCCTCTCTTCGTGCAGACAGCAAGAAAGATTAATGTATGCAAAACCATAGCGGGTGAGCATAAGTAAAAGCCCTCACCCAACAGAGAATAATACCGTGCCATCAAACAGGGAAGGAATAAGAAAAAGTAGTTACCATCACAAGCTTCGTCAGTTTCCGCTGAGATGAGTCGATGTAGTGATTTATCTTTGCCTCAGACTTTGGTATCTGGTGGCTCTTCATGGCTCCAGAGACCTTATCAACAGTCTTTTTGACAATGGTCTTGAAAGCTTCTTTGCTCATATTACCCTGCCGCCAGGACGGCTTCAGAAGGTCCTTTACAAAATCTGCAACTGCACTTTTGAAAAGTCTAGTTGATCTGgaatcctttttcttcttgctcTTCCCTCCAGATTTCACCTGATCAATCTCCATCTCTCCGACAGCCAGGTTTgctccatcatcatcattactAAGACTCTCATCCTCCACGACACCCACTTCTGCATCTCCTGTCTCACCAAAGCCGTCATTATCCAGAGATGTAGTTGAAGCAACAGGACCAACCTCTGAATGTTTCTTGTTCTCTTCTACATTTAATGGCTCACAAGAACCACTGAACCTCACCATCATATTTATATCATTGGTGGCTGTATGCTTTTGGCTTTGATCATGATTATTAAGTATATTTCCTGATGGCTCAATGCTGTCAAAAAGTGGATCATACTGCCCACTAACTGACGTTTGCAAAAGCTGACCAACAGCTCCAGCAGAACTTGGCGACAAAGTTGTCCGTCTTGACCCAGCACTGCCCACACCTTGGCCATCAATTGGGACTTGGACCGGTGTATCAAACATGTTAGCAGCAGGCACATTCTTTTCTTGAATGGGAATGTTAGAACTAAAGTTCAAGCCTAAAGGCTGCTCAAAAGTAGCTGCGTAAGGATTATGATGTGTTTGAATTCTAGATGCCCCAAAATCAGGAATTTGAGAAAGCTGACTTCTGTCTGACATATCTTGAGGGTATTGGGATATAGGGCCATCTTTCCCAGGCAAAACCAAAAGGCTACCACCAACAGGGTATTGTACTCCAGTCTTGACAGGCACGCCCAACATGCTATCACCTACAGAGTATTGCACACCATAGCCTGGTTGTTggtcatgtggatgaggatgAAATTGTGATGATGCATTCAGAAGTTCTCCTGATGGAAAATTGTCCGCAGAGAAATTTTGCATTTTGCTCTTCATTAATTCCTGTGAAGGTGCAGGTTGAGGGTGTAGGTGTCCCTGAGCAAAAGAGTGTAAAGAATTTATATCCTGCACGGGAGCATGTGTAAAACGATCTTCTCTTATATGACCAGGGCCCCCAAAAGGTTGATTTGATGGATTGAGTGATCCGTGAGAGCTGTAAGGCCTCCCAGAACTCTGAGAACCGAAGTCAGTCCTTGGAGCCAAGTGATTCTGCTGAAATTGTGAAGCACCTTGTGCAGCAGTTCCTGCATTTAAAGATGGATATTGTGGTCGTGGAGGTGGTGGCGGCAGGGATGTCCAAGTTGAATCTTGTGATACTGAGAATTGGGCAGATTGGTTGGATAAAGGACCTTGATAAGCATGAATAGGAATAGACTGAACTGGATAGGGTGGCCGCTGGTTGTAGTCCCTATGAAACTGTGGTACATGAGCAACACTGGTACCTTGTGATactggaggaggaggaggaggcaaCTGTGAAGGATATGGACTATTCGCAGCAGAATAACAAGGAAGAGATGAATCAGTAGGAGCCGAAAACTGTGATGAAAACTGTCCTGATGGAAGTGGTTGAGCATTAGAACTTTCAGTGGGACGTGATTGAGTTAATAAAATTGCATCTGCTGCAGGCTCAGTACAAGAAACCTTGTATGGAGAATTCTTCGATGCTTGATTTGGTGGTAAATCATACATGTGAGAGGCTTCCACCTGCTGAGACGGATAATCAGCCTTTTGAAGCTGTTCTGCAGAATTATTGCTTCGAGATTGTTCAATTGCCTGAGAAGTATCACCCCTTGACTTCATAGTACCAACACAGCTCAGCTTTTGAGCGGATAGGTGGTGAGATTCAGGACTGTGACCAATGGGTTCCTCCAGCTTTACAGGAAGAATTTGTTTCACTTGCATTGTAGAAGCTGTCACTGCAGAATTCTCGCAAGCAGTTTTAACAGGATCAATAAACTGACCATCCTTTGGGACCACAATAGGATCGATCTGCATCTCCTGACCGTTGAATTCACCATGCAGATTCATGTCAGAGCTATCTTCAATCGCTTCCTTAATCATAGAGTTCTTCACAGTAGACTGAACTTCTAGATGCTTTTGCTTGCTTCTATGGCGCCATGAACCATCATTTCGGTCATGTTCTTTGTGCATATACCTACAGGATCCTCCACGTGCGCATCTGCCTCGAAGGAAGTCAAAGCATTCTGGAATGTTGCGCCTATCATGTCTCTTATTTTCGTCTCTGAACTCACCTGCACGTCTAAAACTGGGAGACCTGCTCCTGCTTCTTTGATTCCTAGAAGACCAAGTGAAGCACCAATAATTAAGAAGAATATTATGAATCACAATGCTACTAGTACCATGACATGCAAACACCAAACTAACCAAAGCTGCCTAAATCTTAAAAATTACGTCTCCATAAGTAATCTGCCAATCAAAAGGATACACACAGAACACAATTGAAAGTACCTAGGAGACCGGTTTCgcttctctcttctcctccgaggactcctccacctcctcctgCCGCCAAAAGGAGACCGGCTCCGGCTCTGGCTCCGGATACGACTACAGCTGCGGCTCCGGTTACGGCTGCGACTA containing:
- the LOC126794287 gene encoding uncharacterized protein LOC126794287, with amino-acid sequence MGDSKHKLIFCWNQSHCTSTKFKTVENKKKPLVLKEIRNLWEKFEPDLPWARGEYNIVLVDDSPYKALRNPVKIAIFPFSYQFRNKKDHSSGPGGDIRTYLEGLARAENAQKYVEQNPGIHNKLKSFVVPL
- the LOC126794272 gene encoding uncharacterized protein LOC126794272, which codes for MYGQANVPPPPPLHLQQGSPAAAPNVVHQAISDSDMEMEDDITLSDTNHEVHDSSAVLDRKFDVSHGELDVKKHLAAAKSSPGWSAREGVSSEKVLPSLSERQLIIEEAPSRVDIYSTGASESPVASEKDISSIPRADDQKKLDASAAAEAMNSDAFSNQTTTVNSPFRLLQDYASENSSENDPPAFSEDGTAVGAPSSVTTSVKSCHKDAGSQFEIGSKSLCTTDKMSGLQYESRRFKVSLDTKKEVRGTDITSIIESHEGFQGKDALNGAPIDITKRDKSPGGKQTKTESVLPKVDEYGRLVREGSSDSNSNGSRYNKRHRRGRSRSRSRSRNRSRSCSRIRSQSRSRSPFGGRRRWRSPRRRREKRNRSPRNQRSRSRSPSFRRAGEFRDENKRHDRRNIPECFDFLRGRCARGGSCRYMHKEHDRNDGSWRHRSKQKHLEVQSTVKNSMIKEAIEDSSDMNLHGEFNGQEMQIDPIVVPKDGQFIDPVKTACENSAVTASTMQVKQILPVKLEEPIGHSPESHHLSAQKLSCVGTMKSRGDTSQAIEQSRSNNSAEQLQKADYPSQQVEASHMYDLPPNQASKNSPYKVSCTEPAADAILLTQSRPTESSNAQPLPSGQFSSQFSAPTDSSLPCYSAANSPYPSQLPPPPPPVSQGTSVAHVPQFHRDYNQRPPYPVQSIPIHAYQGPLSNQSAQFSVSQDSTWTSLPPPPPRPQYPSLNAGTAAQGASQFQQNHLAPRTDFGSQSSGRPYSSHGSLNPSNQPFGGPGHIREDRFTHAPVQDINSLHSFAQGHLHPQPAPSQELMKSKMQNFSADNFPSGELLNASSQFHPHPHDQQPGYGVQYSVGDSMLGVPVKTGVQYPVGGSLLVLPGKDGPISQYPQDMSDRSQLSQIPDFGASRIQTHHNPYAATFEQPLGLNFSSNIPIQEKNVPAANMFDTPVQVPIDGQGVGSAGSRRTTLSPSSAGAVGQLLQTSVSGQYDPLFDSIEPSGNILNNHDQSQKHTATNDINMMVRFSGSCEPLNVEENKKHSEVGPVASTTSLDNDGFGETGDAEVGVVEDESLSNDDDGANLAVGEMEIDQVKSGGKSKKKKDSRSTRLFKSAVADFVKDLLKPSWRQGNMSKEAFKTIVKKTVDKVSGAMKSHQIPKSEAKINHYIDSSQRKLTKLVMGYVDKYVKV